The region TGTGCCATGCCCGTCATGAAGGGTTGGAACATCCTCACCAACTCAGAGAAAACACGCAAAGCCAGGTAAGTTCCAGAAAACTTTCAAATGTCACTTAAGTTAATAAAAGTTTAGATATGAGTGTGATTAATGTGCGTATTTGTGTTACCAGAGAGGGAGTGATGGAGTTTCTGCTGGCCAATCATCCACTGGACTGTCCCATCTGTGATCAGGGAGGAGAGTGTGACCTGCAGGTAAATAAAGGATGAGGTTATGGAAGGCGAGGGGCAAACTGGCCCTTTCACTTCCTTTGACTTTGCCTCCTAACAATAACCAAAGGTTGAGGTGCCAGTAGAAAACCTAACTCACTGTGAAAACTGTTTGCAGGATCAGTCCATGCAGTTTGGTTCAGATCGCAGTCGATTCacagaaggaaagagagcaGTGGAAGACAAAAACATTGGACCACTCATCAAAACCATCATGACCCGCTGCATCCAGTGCACACGCTGTGTCCGGTAATAATCTGAGCGTTTGCCATTGTCTTTTCATGTGTTGAAATGTTTGAGATCAGCTCActgcatatttatgttttactgtctgtctgttctatgTGAAGTTTTGCAAGTGAGATTGCTGGAGTTGAAGATCTAGGAACAACAGGAAGGGGGAACAACCTGCAGATTGGGACATATGTAGAGAAGATGTTCATGTCAGAGCTGTCGGGCAATGTCATTGATGTCTGTCCTGTTGGAGCACTCACATCTAAACCATATGCTTTCACTGCACGCCCATGGGAGACCAGGTAGGAAAGGGTCTGTCAAGGTGGCATACTTACTGCTACTTTGCTCTGCCATTCACTTCTGGTTGATGTCGTACCATCTTCTTTAGTTTTCCTTGTGCCGTCTTTGCAGGAAAACTGAGTCCATCGACGTGTTGGATGCTGTGGGCAGTAACATCGTGGTGAGCacaagaggaggagaggtgatGAGGGTGATGCCCAGACTGAATGAAGATGTCAATGAAGAATGGATCTCTGACAAGACCAGGTGGGACTCAGACAGACTGACCCAAGCCAGCAAATAGGAACCTAACAGCACGTTTCAATCAGTAAATGAGCAAATGaaggaagtaaaataaatagcAGACCGTTAGATTACCATATatataaaagtaattttttgcTTTGTAGCTTTACTCAATAACAAAAATCCTAAAAACATTCTCAGATTTGCTTATGATGGTCTGAAGAGACAGAGGTTGATCCAGCCCATGGTAAAAGATGATTCAGGTCAGCTGACCCCCACCAACTGGGAGGACGCTCTCTCTCGTGTTGCTGGAGCAGTAAGTTGCCAATCGAGGCATTTTTCTTGTCATCTAAAATCTTCTTGGCTGAATAGataatgcatgtgtgtgctttttctgtgtgtagctgcagaGTGCACAAGGCAATGAGATCGCAGCCATAGCCGGAGGGTTGGCTGATGCTGAAGCTCTGGTCTCCCTCAAAGACCTCCTCAACAGACTCAACTCAGACAACCTCTGCACCGAGGAGATCTTCCCGATGTCGGGGGCGGGGTAAGTCAGCATTTGTGGTCATGAAAGTTATGCCAGAGTCTGGTGTATGATAGAAAGGGTTACAGTTTAAATGTGCAGCGCATCAAAGTTGTattcttttctgctttctgaaGGACTGACCTGCGCTCCAATTATCTGCTGAACACTCGCATCGCTGGCATTGAGGACtgtgacctgctgctgctcatcggAACCAACCCACGCTACGAAGCTCCGCTGTTCAACGCCAGAATCCGCAAGAGGTAAACTCCAACATCACATTTAACTGTCTGCATTTAATTTCTCCTCCTGGTTGAAGTTTTGTCCTGGTATTTAACTTTCTAATTAGAACAATTATTTGCTCTCAaagagctttttatttttcagagaaaCCCTGAATAGAGTGCTCACCCACCTTTCCTTCACTACTTCTATATTTGGTTGTTAATTctactgaaaaaagaaaatgcccaGAAAGTCTCCCAACTCTGCTAACTCTCTTCCCTTCTTCTGTCAGCTGGCTTCATAATGAGCTGCGTGTTGCAATGGTGGGTCACCACGTTGATCTGAGCTACACATACGACCACCTGGGAGAGGACACTTCAGTACTGAAGGAGCTGGCAAACGGCACACACCCCTTCTGCCAGGTAACATTCCCAGTCCGGAGGGAAATTTCTGTAGAATATTAACCAGTTTTTTAGTTAAACGACTGGGACCTATAATTGTCCTTCTGTCTCTAGGTCCTTTCAGGTGCTAAGCGTCCAGTCGTGGTCGTGGGCAGCACGGCTCTCCAGAGAGAAGATGGGGCTGCCATTTTGAGTACCGTTTCCACCATTGCTCAAAATGCCAGAGCCAGCAGTGGTGTGGAGGAGGGGTGGAAGGTTCTCAACGTCCTGCACCGGTACAACTTCTCAGCTCACTGTTACATGTTTTCTGGAGActgaactttgttttttgttccaaACAGACCTTACATGCCTCCTGCTCCTacttttgtgcgtttgtgttacCAGGGTGGCCAGTCAGGTGGCTGCGTTGGACCTCGGCTACAAGGCCGGTGTGGACAGCATCAGGAAGAATCCGCCAAAAGTCCTGTTCCTGCTGGGAGCCGATGGTGGCTGCATCACCAGAGCTGATCTGCCCAAAGACAGCCTCATCATCTACCAGGgtacacacacatgttcagtACATTACATGAAGGGGAAGTGAAAATCTAAATTCACAGATCTAAGAAGAATTGTATTTTTTCAACTCCTGCAGGTCACCATGGTGATGTAGGAGCCCCGATGGCAGACATTATTTTGCCCGGTGCAgcatacacagagaaaaatgcCACTTACGTGAACACTGAAGGCAGGAGCCAGCACACCCGGGTGGCTGTCACTCCCCCAGGACTGGCCAGAGAGGACTGGAAGATCATCAGAGCTGTTTCTGAAGTCAGCAGCAAGTTATTGACATTCAACAAACTTTCATTAATGCTAATTAACAGTTTATTTGACCAAAAAAATATCTGTTTGTGCAGCTGGCTGGTGTGACGCTGCCCTATGACTCTGTGGATGAGGTCCGATCTAGATTAGCTGAAGTTTCTCCGAATCTGGTCCGATATGACGACGTAGAGGAGGCAAATTACTTCAAACAAGCAAACGAACTTGccaaggtacacacacacacacgaatcaATCAGATGATTTTGCTGACCGGTCTCTTGATACATCTGTTATTTCACATTCTCAGGCAGTGAACCAGAGCCTCTTAGCGGCTCCTCTGGTGCCACCTCAACTTACAGCGAAGGACTTCTACATGACAGGCAAGTGTGTTCTTCACAGCAAATAAACAGGTAAAAATGAAACGTTATGAACGTAAAATAAACTTCTTCAACCTATTCCCTGTTTGTGTTCAGACTCCATCAGCAGAGCTTCACAGACGATGGCCAAATGTGTCAAAGCCCTCACAGAAGGAGCCGCTGCCGTCGAGGAGCCTTCAGTTTGCTGAAGACTCATCTGCTGAAAGAACACACACTTCTCTGAGAAAACTCAGCCGTGCTCCTTAATTTAAAGTTGTCGATGCTTGCTGTACACAGATAAATCGTTCTGACTCCTGAGAACGAGCTTTGTTGAATAAGTGAGAAAcgtatgaaatataaataaagtgtttCAAATGTCTTTACTctatttttgtggttttctggcATTGTGCTTCAGTatatcagtgtttttctttgggattaaaaaataataatttggcAGATAGTGTGAAAAGCTCTGACTGTTCCCTTGCTCATCATATAACATTATTCTTTAAATCTACAAGTTGTGAAATTTGAACTTCTGCCCctccagcacaaaaaaaaaaaataaataaacttcttTAAACCATTATACCCCAAACTGTAAAAGACACTGACAAGCATTCACTAAAGAATCCCTGATGAAATGTGGTCAGGTCTGGCTGAGAGCCTGGGCTTTGTGGCACAGGAGGCCCCAAAGAAGGTGGTCTTAACAGAGATCAGATAATGTCAAGGCCTCTGTGTGAGTCAGACTGCTTTCTGTTGTTCAACAGGATAAATATCCTAATTTCAAGAAACCTATTTTGAATTTGACCATTTGGTCTCAACATCTGAGTAAATTGGTGGTATTGCATGTATTAGTGAGTTTATTTTCAGGATTAGTAGCGAGTGATTCTAAGTTTGTTTATGGTTTCGTGATGGGATCTGGAGCTGGACGTGGCTCTCCCAAATAAATGGTTTTTGTCATATAGTGTTCGctgaggctgagagagagagagagagagagagagagagagagagggagctcttaaaacaaaacacaagcagagagacacacacttaaacagaaaaggagagaagacagTCCCTTCACTTCACTCCCTGCCAAACACAGTGAGTCCATTATTGTACTGCTCTTTATCTCTACTTAAAGGTCAGGATCAACACAGCCTGTAGTGTAGTTATACTTCTGATGTtgtgttaatatatatatatatatttacatgcaAACATGTCCTGACCTAAAGCGGAACGCCTCTGTTCATCTGTGTGTAGGGTTTTTAAGGAGGACTAACAGTGGACCCAACAGGAAAATGGTTCCAGTTAAACTCCTCATTCTGGGAGCGCAGAACACGGGAAAAACAGGTGAACTACACAAAGTCCAAGTAGACCAAAAGGCAGGGCTGCAGACCGGGCATGTTTTTGGATTATGTAACATGTCGGGAGCGATGTACCGTCACACGTTGATCACGTGGGTCAATCCAATTAAAGTAGTTTAAAGAGGTTAAGTTTAGGGTCAAGGTTTGGTCTCAGTTTCAGAGGTTTCACTAAATATGGAAACCTGATATGGGTCCTAGTTTGACCTCTATGCGAGCATGAGAATTTTAATCCCAAACAACTACCTGTTTTTACCTAAATTAATAAGAGCGCTCTCACATCTTTGCTACAATAAAACAATTCCACAAAACCTACAACATTAGAACAGCAGATACACCGCTgactaaaaacattttccaatgaATTTAATGTTGTGAATAAGTGAGGCAGTTTGTATTCGACACTTGTACTGACTGCTGATTTAGTTTCCTCATGACACCAAATGCTTTTCCTCGGAAGCTCCTTTCTCTACTTAGAGAAACGTTCAAGCTCGGAACATCATTCTTTTGAATCATTGTGTTAGAGGGACAAATCACATTGAAACCTCAGCACAATATTTGTTGAAAAAATTTTGGCTCAAATAACAACTTAGTTATGTTAAATTCTCTGGCACcttctgcacaaacacagtgaagaaACTTGTGCGTTTGTTGATACAAGGAAGTTCAGATTTCAGAGAGGATCATTCTTAAAATTAAcaatgacacaaagacacacgaACAGATCAGACggaaatgtgtaaaacaaacttGATGTGTATAACTGTACAGCATGAGAGAGAGGGTATTAGTTAGTGTGTGTCGTGCTTTTGGCTGCTCACTCTCCAGTCACCAAGTCTGTGTCTCGTCTCCAGCACTGTGTGTTCGTTTTATCACGAAGCGATTCATTGGCGAATACGACCATAAAAAGGGTAAGTGTTTATCACAGAACATTACTTACTTGCCTTACTGCATCGCTCTGACTGTGACTGAGTATCCATAAAACGTGTCTGTGACTGAACCACAGAAGTCACCTACAGATGCAGTCGGCTGGTGGACCAGGAAGCTGTTGAGATAGAGATTTTGGACATAGCTTGTAAGGTAATTGTGACTGAAATTCAATACAATTGTGCTTGTGAATAATGATCTTTTGCTGATATTTCCCACTAATGAGACACGATGTCCTCCAGGAGAGCTCGGTGGCTTCTCTGGAGTCATCCATCCGCTGGGCTGATGGTTTTCTGCTGCTCTACTCCATCACACAGCGCCTCAGTTTTGGGGAGGTCCAGCAGCTCAAGAAACTCATCGACCAAACCAAACAGAGTCTTGGTAGGGAACTAACTTAGTCTCTCTTGGAGGGAAGACTCATCTGACTGTGACAATGTGCATCTTAATGCCATTCACTTGATGAAATAAAGGTCAAGTCTGCGAGTTATGAGAGAACAAACATCAGATTATTTGAGCTCTGACGTCTGAAACTACATTGTATGTGACGCTTTATAGGTAAAATGGCAGAACAACTAACGAACACACTCGCTGTCAAATTAATGAACCGGCCGTTCAACTTCCAGAGGAACAGTGTGCTCACTATGTTTGCTCTTAAAGTGAAGCAGGTCTCTGTTCGGACTGTGGTTGACATCTGTCTATTGTCAtcctgcctcacacacacacaaacacacagtagaGCTGGACGTGCATTCCAGGTTTGTTAGACCATCCTGTGCTCTGTAGGTAATGTGTTAACTGACATGTCATGTTTATTGtctgcactttgtgtgtgtgtgtgccagttgTTCCGACAGTGCTAGTAGCAAATAAAGCAGATTTGGAAATAGGACGGGAAGTGACAacagaggaaggacagagactGGCCAAGGATttaaggtttgtgtgtgtgtttgtagacaTATAAATGATGTGGATACACATATGGTTGCTTAAAGCTAATGTTTGTCTATTTGTGTGCAGGTGTGGCTTCAATGAGCTGTCTGTGGCTGAAACTGTTTCATCCGTGGAAGCAGCGGTGTTTCAGCTCATTAGGTGTGTTCAGCTGAATTATATTTGACTGGAGTGCTGAAAATGAGTCAGACTAAACCAAAAACATACTGAGTGAATACTTACTGCCTGATGTCTGATGAGTCGAGAGGAAATGAGGGAGCTTTtcacatctaaaaaaaattaaataaaataaaaggaaaaatttgTGAAAGAGTATGGAAAGGCCAATGCGCACTGATGCACACTTGCAGCATGTGCTGGCTTCATTGGCAGGTAATGGGGATGTTTcgtttgttgtgtttgacagGCTGGTGTTGGATCAGCAGCGCCCATTGCCCGACCGTCGCTCCTACATGCTGACAGTTCGCCACGCTTTGACCAGGAAACTGACCCGATCGAAGACCATGCAGTGGTGACCGCAGCAGACATCCATTCAGGAGTTATACTTACAGGGGGACATTTGAGAAAACGGAGTGTGTCTGCTCTCTGCACACTGGAGAGAAACGCAGAGCATGTATGACAGCATAATGGCATTTTAACAGATCTGGATCAGAGTGCAGGGCAGCTAATCAGACGAGGAAACTGAACTCAATTACATCTCCATGGACAGATGATGTCCCTTCATGAGTTGAATTTTTGATCCACATCAAATACAATAAGCTAACTTGAAGCACAAGTTCAATGTTTCTCTGATT is a window of Echeneis naucrates chromosome 2, fEcheNa1.1, whole genome shotgun sequence DNA encoding:
- the LOC115052143 gene encoding NADH-ubiquinone oxidoreductase 75 kDa subunit, mitochondrial-like; protein product: MLRLPTVGRALAGAAKSSLAPSNTVRTSVRAASNMVEVFVDGKPVEVEPGTTVLQACEKAGIQIPRFCYHERLSVAGNCRMCLVEIEKAPKPVAACAMPVMKGWNILTNSEKTRKAREGVMEFLLANHPLDCPICDQGGECDLQDQSMQFGSDRSRFTEGKRAVEDKNIGPLIKTIMTRCIQCTRCVRFASEIAGVEDLGTTGRGNNLQIGTYVEKMFMSELSGNVIDVCPVGALTSKPYAFTARPWETRKTESIDVLDAVGSNIVVSTRGGEVMRVMPRLNEDVNEEWISDKTRFAYDGLKRQRLIQPMVKDDSGQLTPTNWEDALSRVAGALQSAQGNEIAAIAGGLADAEALVSLKDLLNRLNSDNLCTEEIFPMSGAGTDLRSNYLLNTRIAGIEDCDLLLLIGTNPRYEAPLFNARIRKSWLHNELRVAMVGHHVDLSYTYDHLGEDTSVLKELANGTHPFCQVLSGAKRPVVVVGSTALQREDGAAILSTVSTIAQNARASSGVEEGWKVLNVLHRVASQVAALDLGYKAGVDSIRKNPPKVLFLLGADGGCITRADLPKDSLIIYQGHHGDVGAPMADIILPGAAYTEKNATYVNTEGRSQHTRVAVTPPGLAREDWKIIRAVSELAGVTLPYDSVDEVRSRLAEVSPNLVRYDDVEEANYFKQANELAKAVNQSLLAAPLVPPQLTAKDFYMTDSISRASQTMAKCVKALTEGAAAVEEPSVC
- the LOC115050621 gene encoding ras-related and estrogen-regulated growth inhibitor, which translates into the protein MSRPLWFLRRTNSGPNRKMVPVKLLILGAQNTGKTALCVRFITKRFIGEYDHKKEVTYRCSRLVDQEAVEIEILDIACKESSVASLESSIRWADGFLLLYSITQRLSFGEVQQLKKLIDQTKQSLVVPTVLVANKADLEIGREVTTEEGQRLAKDLRCGFNELSVAETVSSVEAAVFQLIRLVLDQQRPLPDRRSYMLTVRHALTRKLTRSKTMQW